A genomic window from Terriglobia bacterium includes:
- a CDS encoding class I SAM-dependent methyltransferase, which produces MANSPYQLKSDPYSSHSVILSYLGAGQGRRVLDVGAAHGYLAELLTARGFEVTALEGDPSLAAIARTKCAALHLADLDAPLPQLDGLFDVIIYGDVLEHLKDPLRVLRTLNEHLASGGIAIVSVPNVAHLWIRLQLLWGKFDYADRGILDRTHLRFFTLASFRQFLLDAGLRIVRLLPTPVPLPLVVPERFQGRIFRALHALNAAAARACKSLLAYQFVAVAQKREAR; this is translated from the coding sequence ATGGCCAACAGCCCTTATCAGCTGAAGAGCGACCCCTATTCCAGCCACTCCGTCATTCTCTCCTATCTGGGTGCGGGCCAGGGGCGGCGGGTGCTCGACGTGGGCGCAGCTCACGGCTATTTGGCGGAATTGCTCACCGCCCGCGGCTTTGAAGTCACCGCCCTCGAGGGGGATCCTTCCCTGGCCGCGATCGCCAGAACCAAGTGCGCTGCCCTGCATTTGGCGGACCTCGACGCGCCCCTGCCGCAACTGGACGGTCTGTTTGATGTGATTATTTATGGGGATGTTCTCGAACACTTGAAAGATCCCCTGCGCGTCCTGCGGACCCTGAACGAACATCTCGCGAGCGGCGGCATCGCCATCGTCTCCGTTCCCAATGTCGCCCACCTCTGGATTCGTCTGCAGCTGCTTTGGGGCAAGTTCGACTATGCGGATCGCGGGATTCTGGACCGCACCCACCTGCGATTTTTTACCCTGGCCTCCTTTCGCCAATTTCTTCTCGACGCCGGACTCCGCATTGTCCGGCTGCTGCCCACTCCCGTGCCGCTCCCCCTGGTGGTTCCCGAGCGCTTCCAGGGCCGCATCTTCCGTGCCCTGCATGCCCTGAACGCCGCCGCAGCGCGAGCCTGCAAATCTCTTCTCGCCTATCAATTCGTGGCTGTGGCGCAAAAAAGGGAGGCTCGATGA
- a CDS encoding APC family permease translates to MTTESGARASSPPSRGRLLQILGVGFGVAVAVGNAIAAGIVRTPGDIATILPNVWLFLGVWVGGAVYALLGAAQLAELGAAVPRSGGQYNYSRRALGEYAGFIVGWSDWLSTCGTNAAVGLVIGEYSGDLFPVLHRYDQAARAAIGRSFGHFPTEHIYDKVIAVFVIILFALLQYRSLRLGSLIQNVSSLLKALAFLAVVAACFVMGHGGWSTGHAIIQPVGWKLFLGFVLGLQATIYTFDGWDGVIYFGAEVRDPGRDVPRAIYGSVVSLLGIYLLLNAAVVFVLPMSEIAGNNFALGAAAQRVFGPHGDTIIRAIMVFSLLSSLNALHLMGTRIIHAMSSDGLFFRPVANVNKGGTPTLALALSAAVGVIFAVFSFQRVIAMLAFFFVTNYTLSFVSLFVLRRREPEMKRPYRAWGYPWTTGAALAGSVLFLLGVLKEDMDNSRLTLLALAASYPVFRALKWAAQRAARNAA, encoded by the coding sequence TTGACCACCGAATCCGGCGCACGCGCCTCCTCCCCGCCATCCCGCGGCCGCCTGCTGCAAATTTTGGGTGTGGGCTTCGGCGTCGCCGTCGCCGTCGGCAATGCCATCGCCGCGGGCATCGTGCGCACCCCGGGCGACATCGCCACTATTCTTCCGAATGTCTGGCTCTTCCTGGGCGTCTGGGTGGGCGGGGCGGTCTACGCGCTGCTCGGCGCGGCGCAGCTCGCGGAGCTGGGCGCCGCCGTCCCGCGCAGCGGCGGCCAGTACAATTATTCGCGGCGCGCCCTGGGCGAATACGCCGGCTTCATCGTCGGCTGGAGCGACTGGCTCTCCACCTGCGGCACCAATGCCGCCGTGGGCCTGGTCATCGGCGAGTATTCCGGCGACCTCTTCCCGGTCTTGCACCGCTACGACCAGGCCGCCAGAGCCGCCATCGGCCGCTCTTTCGGGCACTTCCCCACCGAACATATTTACGATAAAGTTATAGCCGTATTCGTAATTATACTCTTTGCCCTGCTGCAGTACCGCAGCCTGCGCCTCGGCAGCCTCATTCAGAATGTCAGCTCCCTGCTCAAGGCCCTGGCGTTCCTGGCCGTGGTCGCCGCCTGTTTCGTCATGGGCCATGGCGGGTGGTCCACCGGGCATGCCATCATCCAGCCCGTGGGCTGGAAGCTCTTCCTCGGCTTCGTGCTGGGGCTGCAGGCGACCATCTACACTTTCGACGGCTGGGACGGCGTCATCTATTTCGGCGCCGAGGTGCGCGACCCGGGCCGCGATGTTCCCCGCGCGATCTACGGGAGCGTGGTGTCGCTGCTGGGGATCTACCTGCTGCTGAATGCCGCGGTGGTTTTCGTCCTGCCGATGAGCGAGATTGCGGGGAACAATTTCGCGCTGGGCGCGGCGGCGCAGCGCGTCTTCGGCCCCCACGGGGATACCATCATCCGCGCGATCATGGTCTTCTCGCTGCTCAGCAGCCTCAATGCGCTGCACCTGATGGGCACGCGCATCATCCATGCCATGAGCAGCGACGGTCTCTTCTTCCGCCCGGTCGCCAACGTGAACAAAGGCGGAACGCCCACGCTGGCGCTGGCGCTGAGCGCAGCCGTCGGCGTGATCTTCGCGGTCTTCAGTTTCCAGCGGGTGATTGCGATGCTGGCGTTTTTCTTCGTCACCAATTACACGCTGTCGTTCGTTTCCCTGTTCGTGCTGCGGAGGCGCGAGCCGGAGATGAAGCGGCCATACCGCGCCTGGGGCTATCCGTGGACGACGGGCGCGGCGCTCGCGGGGTCGGTGCTGTTTCTGCTGGGAGTCCTCAAGGAAGACATGGACAACAGCAGGCTGACACTGCTGGCGCTGGCGGCGAGTTATCCGGTGTTTCGCGCGCTGAAGTGGGCGGCGCAGCGCGCTGCCCGGAACGCAGCCTAA
- the pruA gene encoding L-glutamate gamma-semialdehyde dehydrogenase: MATTETKLNIPEFTNEPFIDYSKPESRKAMEAALKKVAAEFTREYPMYIAGKPVTTSEKRTSTNPSHPAQVVGTFQVATVDHVNQAVEAANKYFQTWKHVPVEQRVQCLFRAAEILRSRKFEMNALVCYEVGKSWIEADADTAETIDFCEFYGREMLRVAGHHKLVPMKGEKNYLEYIPLGVGAVIPPWNFPCAIMAGLVVAGLVTGNTIVLKPASDSPAVAAKFLEILHEAGVPREAVQFLTGPGGSMGDALVSHPKIRYIGFTGSMEVGLRIHELASKKQPGQVWIKRTVLEMGGKDATIVDEEADLESAVEGVVQATFGYSGQKCSACSRAIVSEKIYDAFLVKLVARTNRITTGPAEDPNNYMGPVVSKGAMKTILDYIEIGKKEGKLLTGGGRAPGDGYFVQPTIIADVAPTARIAQEEIFGPVLTVIKARDFDHALEIANGTQFGLTGAVYSKNPAKLAKAAGVFHVGNLYLNRKCTGAMVGAHPFGGFNMSGTDSKTGGKDYVMLFLQAKAVAEKI, from the coding sequence ATGGCCACCACCGAAACAAAACTCAACATCCCGGAATTCACCAACGAACCCTTCATCGACTATTCCAAACCGGAAAGCCGCAAAGCCATGGAAGCGGCCCTGAAAAAGGTCGCCGCCGAATTCACCCGCGAGTACCCCATGTACATCGCCGGAAAGCCGGTCACCACCTCCGAAAAGCGCACCTCCACCAATCCCTCGCACCCCGCGCAGGTCGTCGGCACCTTCCAGGTGGCCACCGTGGACCACGTCAACCAGGCCGTGGAAGCCGCCAACAAGTATTTTCAAACCTGGAAGCATGTGCCCGTCGAGCAGCGTGTCCAGTGCCTCTTTCGCGCCGCCGAAATCCTCCGCAGCCGCAAATTCGAGATGAATGCTCTGGTCTGCTACGAAGTGGGCAAATCCTGGATCGAAGCCGACGCCGACACCGCCGAAACCATCGATTTCTGCGAATTCTACGGCCGCGAGATGCTCCGCGTCGCCGGACACCACAAGCTCGTGCCCATGAAGGGCGAAAAGAACTACCTGGAATACATTCCGCTCGGCGTTGGCGCCGTCATTCCCCCGTGGAATTTCCCCTGCGCCATCATGGCCGGCCTGGTCGTCGCCGGTCTGGTGACCGGCAACACCATCGTGCTCAAGCCCGCCAGCGATTCTCCGGCGGTGGCCGCCAAGTTCCTGGAAATCCTGCACGAGGCCGGCGTCCCCAGGGAGGCCGTGCAATTCCTCACCGGCCCCGGCGGCAGCATGGGCGATGCCCTGGTCTCGCACCCCAAGATTCGCTACATCGGTTTCACCGGCTCCATGGAAGTCGGCTTGCGCATTCACGAGCTGGCCAGCAAGAAGCAGCCCGGGCAGGTCTGGATCAAGCGCACCGTGCTGGAAATGGGCGGCAAGGACGCCACCATCGTGGATGAGGAAGCGGATCTGGAATCCGCCGTCGAGGGCGTCGTGCAGGCCACGTTCGGCTATTCCGGCCAGAAGTGCTCGGCCTGCTCCCGCGCCATCGTTTCCGAAAAGATCTACGACGCCTTTTTGGTCAAGCTCGTCGCGCGCACCAACAGGATCACCACCGGCCCCGCCGAGGACCCCAACAACTACATGGGCCCGGTGGTCAGCAAAGGCGCGATGAAGACCATCCTCGATTACATCGAGATCGGCAAGAAGGAAGGGAAGCTGCTCACTGGCGGCGGGCGCGCTCCCGGCGACGGCTACTTCGTGCAGCCCACCATCATCGCCGATGTGGCCCCCACGGCGCGCATCGCTCAGGAAGAGATCTTCGGCCCGGTCCTCACGGTCATCAAGGCCCGCGACTTCGACCACGCCCTCGAGATCGCCAACGGCACGCAGTTCGGCCTCACCGGCGCGGTCTACTCCAAGAACCCCGCGAAGCTCGCCAAGGCCGCCGGCGTCTTCCACGTCGGCAATCTCTACCTCAACCGCAAGTGCACCGGCGCCATGGTCGGCGCGCACCCCTTCGGCGGCTTCAACATGTCCGGCACCGATTCCAAGACTGGCGGGAAAGACTACGTCATGCTCTTCCTGCAGGCCAAAGCCGTCGCCGAGAAAATCTGA
- a CDS encoding glycosyltransferase family 2 protein — MIPKVVVVMPAYNAGRTLRMTYEKLPKEAVHLVILVDDGSTDATLEIARQLNLQIFVHDRNYGYGANQKTCYTEALKAGAEVVVMVHPDYQYDPTLVPQIIAPILQGEADLVLGSRLKQGSAIRQGMPWWKYVSNRFLTALENMAFRLHHSEYHTGYRAFRREVLETVNFAMNSDGFVFDQEIIAQAVLARFRLAEIAVPVRYFAEASSASFFQSAVYGLKILVLLGRYSLHRFGILRSRQFQSLRARYASLPKESAPTHIRQT, encoded by the coding sequence ATGATTCCCAAAGTCGTCGTCGTGATGCCCGCCTACAACGCCGGCCGCACCCTGCGCATGACCTACGAGAAGCTGCCCAAAGAGGCGGTCCACCTGGTCATTCTGGTGGACGATGGGTCCACCGACGCCACCCTGGAGATTGCGCGCCAGTTGAATTTGCAGATCTTCGTGCACGACCGCAACTACGGTTACGGGGCCAACCAGAAAACCTGCTACACCGAAGCGCTGAAGGCCGGCGCGGAAGTGGTGGTCATGGTTCACCCCGACTATCAATATGACCCCACGCTGGTGCCGCAGATCATCGCACCCATCCTCCAGGGGGAAGCCGATCTCGTTCTGGGCTCCCGCCTCAAACAGGGCTCTGCGATTCGCCAGGGAATGCCCTGGTGGAAATACGTGTCCAACCGCTTCTTGACGGCTCTCGAAAACATGGCCTTCCGCCTGCATCACAGCGAATATCACACCGGATACCGGGCTTTTCGCCGCGAGGTCCTGGAAACCGTCAATTTCGCCATGAACTCGGATGGTTTCGTCTTCGATCAGGAGATCATCGCCCAGGCCGTATTGGCTCGTTTTCGGCTGGCGGAGATAGCCGTTCCCGTGCGCTACTTCGCCGAAGCGTCGTCCGCAAGCTTCTTTCAGAGCGCGGTGTATGGCCTCAAGATTCTCGTGCTGCTGGGCCGCTACTCGCTCCACCGTTTCGGAATCCTTCGCAGCAGGCAATTCCAGAGTCTCCGCGCGCGCTACGCTTCCCTTCCCAAGGAATCCGCGCCCACCCATATCCGCCAAACCTAG